In Deltaproteobacteria bacterium, one genomic interval encodes:
- the phnD gene encoding phosphate/phosphite/phosphonate ABC transporter substrate-binding protein has translation MALPRPRQLGSFELLARLAKGGMAEIYLARPVGATDLSGLVVVKRVLPHLAEERRFVSMFLEEARLAASLKHPNVVRVVEVGVEAGEYFMALEYLPGPSVASISRRARRAQTPIPLPIAGEIVCQIADGLHAAHELRDAKGRLLQVVHRDVSPHNLMLGEGGVMKLLDFGIAKVRDSAVHTSTGHIKGKFPYMSPEQGLGEPLDRRSDLFSLGTVLYELLVARRLFQRPSDLLTLKAITEEKVPSPRSILPELPEGVERVVLRSLERHREDRFATAAEFAAALREALSGLGLESSPEGVDAWVQASCRDLVTPRATALRQLAERPPSEEVPVLEDFVTRLSTAPDLVTRASRRRRRQLGRRFGPRFWFAVAVVMLGCAGGIFAHLFLRRSRLEGPPLRFAIAPSYPPAVLRTEMAPLVGYLERAIGRPIELVVPATYGATTELLLRGEAHFGDIPPLQFVRARAGRAQLQPLAAYSYEGARTYQGYLVVRDDSPLLEAKGLKGRRLCYVERGSASGYLLPRQFLRQAGLDPDRDLPAPRFSGTHPAVLEDVLAGRCDAGAVYSGATLSASVMGMPSSRLRVLAVTGQLPYDLICAAPQLAPELTRALARALLALEPRRDLGRATIGNIYRVSRFLTVRLEDFAAVEAAARADGLLRR, from the coding sequence ATGGCGCTCCCCCGTCCCCGTCAGCTCGGCTCGTTCGAACTCCTGGCCCGCCTGGCCAAAGGTGGGATGGCCGAGATCTATCTGGCGCGGCCGGTCGGTGCGACCGACCTGAGCGGGCTCGTGGTGGTGAAGCGGGTCCTGCCGCACCTGGCCGAGGAGCGGCGCTTCGTCTCGATGTTCCTCGAGGAGGCGCGTCTCGCGGCCAGCCTGAAGCACCCGAACGTGGTGCGCGTCGTGGAGGTCGGCGTCGAGGCCGGCGAGTACTTCATGGCGCTGGAGTATTTGCCCGGGCCCAGCGTGGCGAGCATCAGTCGGCGGGCGCGTCGAGCCCAGACGCCGATTCCGCTGCCCATCGCGGGCGAGATCGTCTGCCAGATCGCCGACGGGCTGCACGCGGCGCACGAGCTGCGCGACGCGAAGGGGCGCCTGCTCCAGGTCGTGCACCGGGACGTGAGTCCCCACAACCTGATGCTCGGCGAGGGCGGCGTGATGAAGCTCCTCGACTTCGGCATCGCCAAGGTCAGGGACTCGGCCGTGCACACGAGCACGGGCCACATCAAGGGCAAGTTCCCCTACATGTCTCCCGAGCAGGGGCTCGGCGAGCCGCTCGACCGCCGCTCCGACCTCTTCTCTCTCGGGACCGTGCTCTACGAGCTGCTCGTCGCACGCCGGCTCTTTCAGCGGCCGAGCGACCTGCTGACGCTCAAGGCGATCACCGAGGAGAAGGTGCCCTCGCCCCGATCCATCCTGCCGGAGCTGCCCGAAGGCGTCGAGCGCGTGGTCTTGCGCTCCCTCGAGCGGCACCGCGAGGATCGCTTCGCCACCGCGGCCGAATTCGCGGCGGCGCTGCGCGAGGCGCTCTCGGGCCTCGGGTTAGAGAGCTCGCCCGAAGGGGTGGACGCCTGGGTGCAGGCCTCGTGCCGCGACCTCGTCACGCCGCGGGCGACCGCGCTGCGGCAGCTCGCGGAGCGTCCTCCGAGCGAAGAGGTGCCGGTGCTCGAGGACTTCGTGACGCGGCTCAGCACGGCGCCCGACCTGGTCACGCGCGCCTCGCGCAGGCGGCGTCGGCAGCTCGGTCGGCGTTTCGGCCCGCGCTTCTGGTTCGCGGTGGCGGTGGTCATGCTGGGCTGCGCCGGGGGGATCTTCGCCCACCTCTTCCTGCGGAGGTCGCGCCTCGAAGGCCCGCCGCTGCGCTTCGCCATCGCGCCGTCGTACCCGCCAGCCGTTCTGCGCACCGAGATGGCGCCGCTCGTCGGGTACCTCGAGCGCGCAATCGGTCGCCCCATCGAGCTCGTGGTCCCCGCGACGTACGGGGCCACCACCGAGCTGCTGCTGCGCGGCGAGGCCCATTTCGGCGACATCCCACCGCTGCAGTTCGTGCGTGCGCGTGCGGGCCGCGCGCAGCTACAGCCGCTGGCGGCCTACAGCTACGAGGGGGCGCGCACCTATCAAGGCTACCTCGTCGTGCGCGACGACAGCCCGCTCCTCGAGGCGAAGGGCCTGAAGGGGCGCCGCCTCTGTTACGTCGAGCGCGGGTCGGCGAGCGGGTATCTTCTCCCGCGGCAGTTCTTGCGGCAGGCGGGGCTCGACCCGGATCGCGATCTGCCTGCGCCGCGTTTCAGCGGCACGCATCCCGCCGTGCTGGAGGACGTGCTCGCCGGGCGCTGCGACGCGGGTGCCGTCTACTCGGGGGCCACGCTGAGCGCCTCCGTGATGGGCATGCCGAGCTCGCGGCTGCGGGTCCTGGCCGTCACGGGGCAGCTCCCCTACGATCTGATCTGTGCCGCGCCACAGCTCGCCCCGGAGCTGACGCGCGCCCTCGCTCGCGCGCTCCTCGCGCTGGAACCGCGTCGCGATCTGGGCCGCGCCACGATCGGCAACATCTACCGCGTGAGCCGCTTTCTGACCGTGCGCCTCGAGGACTTCGCCGCGGTGGAGGCTGCCGCGCGGGCCGACGGCCTCCTCAGGCGCTGA